Genomic segment of bacterium:
GCTGGTGATCGCGCACAATGTACGGCTCTTCCTCGCCGAAGCGCGGATGCAGAGCCACATCGAACCGAGCCTTTTCCATGCCCAGACGGCTTAGAATCGTAACTACTTGTTCAGCAAAGGAGCCGGCAGCCTGCGTCCGTCTTTGCGAGATCACGCTGCAGCGTTGCGCCAGTATTTCACGATCTTCTTCCAGCCGCTTGCGCAACGCGGTAAGCGTGTCGTCCAGATTATCTACCAAATCGAGTTCCTGGCGCAGCTGTTGCGAATGCGTCAGAACTTTATCCAGATCCCCACCGTATTTTTTCTTCAGTCCGGCCAATGCCGACAAGCGACTGCGGATCTTTTCCAGCCGGTCGGGATCCACTTCCACGCCCTCGCGATAACGGCGAAGCCCTGTGGCCAATTCATCGATGACGATGCGCGCATTCCGGCACTCTGCGGCCAGCGGCTGAAATCTGGGATCGATGGCGGCCAGTTCGTTGAGCGTACTGTGCGCAGCGGCCAACGTTTCTGAAACCGATCCCTCGGCCTCATAGATGGTGACATACAGGTTGTGCGTTTTTTCAAAGATCAACTCAGCATGCCGGAGAATGTTCTCTTCCTGACGAAGCGCCTCGTCCTCGCCGGCGACAGGCTCCAGCGCATGTATTTCATTATATTGAAACTGAAGATAATCCCGTTTCTGCTTGAGCGACTCCGCCTGCGCCTGCATCGCGTGCAGTTCTTTGAGCGAATGCTGAAATCCGTTTAAAACCTCGCGCAGGTCTTCCAGCGGAGTGGATAACCCGAGAAATGCATCCAAATACGCGCCGTGGTGTTGTGGCTGCAGCAACAGCTGGTGTTCATGCTGACCATGCAGATCCACCAGCA
This window contains:
- the recN gene encoding DNA repair protein RecN; amino-acid sequence: MLNSLYAKNFILLDELKIAFQPGLNVITGETGAGKSILIGALSGLLGERLTKEVVRSGSDKAILEAEFTVGALPSVHEFLQQNDLDDDSVLLIRREITSAGKGRCFINDQPVPIALLQKLGDLLVDLHGQHEHQLLLQPQHHGAYLDAFLGLSTPLEDLREVLNGFQHSLKELHAMQAQAESLKQKRDYLQFQYNEIHALEPVAGEDEALRQEENILRHAELIFEKTHNLYVTIYEAEGSVSETLAAAHSTLNELAAIDPRFQPLAAECRNARIVIDELATGLRRYREGVEVDPDRLEKIRSRLSALAGLKKKYGGDLDKVLTHSQQLRQELDLVDNLDDTLTALRKRLEEDREILAQRCSVISQRRTQAAGSFAEQVVTILSRLGMEKARFDVALHPRFGEEEPYIVRDHQPLRVTSSGAEQVEFLMATNPGEGFKPLVDIASGGEISRVMLALKTLLAKVDHVPVLVFDEIDIGISGRIAFSVGRCLQQLSSDHQVLCITHLPQIACMGHHHLLVEKTGDDRSTRTRVTALQREERLHQIARLLGGAEVTPAYLESAKQLMEEAERDG